From a region of the Mycobacterium intracellulare ATCC 13950 genome:
- a CDS encoding acyl-CoA synthetase → MAVALNIADLAEHAIDAVPERVALICGDEKLTYAQLEEKANRLAHYLLEQGVKKDDKVGLYCRNRIEIVIAMLGIVKAGAILVNVNYRYVEGELRYLFDNSDMVALVHERQYSDRVANVLPETPNVKTILVVEDGSDNDYQRYGGVEFYSAIAQSSPERDFGPRSADDIYLLYTGGTTGFPKGVMWRHEDIYRVLFGGTDFATGEFVKDEYDLAKAAAANPPMVRHPIPPMIHGATQSATWMSIFSGQTTVLAPEFNADEVWRTIHEHKVNLLFFTGDAMARPLLDALLAHQEKGNEYDLSSLFLLASTAALFSPSIKEKFLELLPNRVITDSIGSSETGFGGTSVVAKDAPHSGGPRVTIDHRTVVLDEDGNEVKPGSGVRGFIAKKGNIPVGYYKDEKKTAETFKTINGVRYAIPGDYATVEEDGTVTMLGRGSVSINSGGEKIYPEEVEAALKGHPDVFDALVVGVPDARYGQHVAAVVQPRPGTRPPLSELDAFVRSEIAGYKVPRSLWLVDEVKRSPAGKPDYRWAKEQTEARPADDVHAAHVTA, encoded by the coding sequence GTGGCCGTGGCCTTGAATATTGCCGATCTAGCAGAGCACGCCATCGACGCTGTGCCCGAGCGTGTCGCCCTGATCTGCGGCGACGAGAAGTTGACCTACGCCCAACTGGAGGAGAAGGCCAACCGCCTTGCTCACTACCTGCTCGAGCAGGGGGTGAAAAAGGACGACAAGGTGGGCCTTTACTGCCGAAACCGCATCGAGATCGTCATCGCGATGCTCGGCATCGTCAAGGCGGGCGCCATCCTGGTGAACGTCAACTACCGCTACGTCGAGGGCGAGCTGCGCTACCTGTTCGACAACTCCGACATGGTCGCGCTGGTCCACGAGCGCCAGTACTCCGACCGGGTGGCCAACGTGCTGCCCGAGACTCCCAACGTCAAGACGATCCTGGTCGTCGAGGACGGCAGCGACAACGACTACCAGCGCTACGGCGGCGTCGAGTTCTACTCCGCGATCGCCCAGAGCTCACCCGAGCGCGACTTCGGCCCGCGCAGCGCCGACGACATCTACCTGCTCTACACGGGCGGCACCACCGGATTCCCGAAGGGCGTGATGTGGCGCCACGAGGACATCTACCGGGTGCTGTTCGGCGGAACCGACTTCGCCACAGGCGAATTCGTCAAGGACGAGTACGACCTGGCCAAGGCCGCCGCGGCCAATCCGCCGATGGTCCGCCACCCGATTCCGCCGATGATCCACGGCGCCACCCAGTCGGCGACCTGGATGTCGATCTTCTCGGGTCAAACCACGGTGCTGGCACCGGAATTCAACGCCGACGAGGTCTGGCGCACGATTCACGAGCACAAGGTGAACCTGCTGTTCTTCACCGGCGACGCGATGGCGCGGCCGCTGCTGGACGCGCTGCTGGCGCACCAGGAGAAGGGTAACGAGTACGACCTGTCGTCCCTGTTTTTGCTCGCCTCCACCGCGGCGCTGTTCTCGCCGAGCATCAAGGAGAAGTTCCTCGAGCTGCTGCCCAACCGGGTCATCACCGACTCGATCGGATCGTCGGAAACCGGATTCGGCGGCACCAGCGTCGTCGCCAAGGACGCGCCGCACAGCGGCGGCCCACGCGTGACGATCGACCACCGCACCGTCGTCCTCGACGAGGACGGCAACGAGGTCAAGCCCGGCTCCGGCGTGCGCGGCTTCATCGCGAAGAAGGGCAACATTCCCGTCGGCTACTACAAGGACGAGAAGAAGACCGCCGAGACGTTCAAGACCATCAACGGCGTGCGCTACGCCATCCCCGGCGACTACGCGACGGTCGAGGAGGACGGCACCGTCACGATGCTGGGCCGCGGCTCGGTGTCGATCAACAGCGGCGGCGAGAAGATCTACCCCGAGGAGGTCGAGGCCGCGCTCAAGGGGCACCCCGACGTCTTCGACGCCCTGGTGGTCGGTGTGCCCGACGCCCGCTACGGCCAGCACGTCGCGGCCGTCGTCCAGCCGCGGCCGGGAACGCGGCCCCCGCTGTCGGAGCTGGACGCCTTCGTGCGTTCCGAGATCGCGGGATACAAAGTGCCGCGCAGCCTGTGGCTGGTCGACGAGGTCAAGCGCTCGCCCGCCGGCAAGCCCGACTATCGCTGGGCCAAGGAGCAGACCGAGGCGCGCCCGGCCGACGACGTGCACGCCGCTCACGTAACTGCATGA
- a CDS encoding fructosamine kinase family protein: MTDFVKHNPDAPARFFAAEAAGLQWLSGADGGVPCAQVVSVTMTSLTLRRLDSVNPTPEAAREFGARLAATHDAGAAGFGAGPDGWDGPGFFGPLSQPLPMSLRPHRRWGEFYAQERLAPMAELAAARLDSSTREVVDAVAARCRAGDFDDDDPPARLHGDLWSGNVMWTPAGVVLIDPAAHGGQRETDLAMLALFGCPHLDAVIDGYRRVRPLRPGWRDRVGLHQLFPLLAHVVLFGGGYARQTHAAARAALAA; this comes from the coding sequence GTGACCGACTTCGTCAAGCACAACCCGGACGCGCCCGCCCGGTTCTTCGCCGCGGAAGCCGCTGGCCTGCAATGGCTTTCCGGCGCCGACGGCGGCGTGCCCTGCGCGCAAGTCGTCTCCGTCACGATGACGAGCCTGACGCTGCGCCGCCTCGACTCGGTGAACCCGACCCCCGAGGCGGCGCGTGAGTTCGGTGCCCGACTCGCCGCCACGCACGACGCCGGCGCCGCCGGCTTTGGCGCCGGCCCCGACGGGTGGGACGGGCCCGGCTTCTTCGGACCCCTGTCGCAGCCCCTGCCGATGTCGCTGCGACCGCACCGACGCTGGGGCGAGTTCTACGCGCAGGAGCGGCTGGCCCCGATGGCCGAACTCGCCGCCGCGCGGCTCGACTCGTCGACCCGCGAGGTCGTCGACGCCGTCGCGGCGCGTTGCCGTGCGGGTGATTTCGACGACGACGACCCGCCGGCCCGCCTGCACGGCGACCTGTGGAGCGGCAACGTGATGTGGACGCCCGCCGGGGTGGTGCTGATCGACCCGGCCGCGCACGGCGGTCAACGCGAGACCGACCTGGCGATGCTCGCGCTGTTCGGCTGCCCGCATCTCGACGCCGTCATCGACGGTTACCGGCGGGTGCGGCCGCTGCGACCCGGCTGGCGCGACCGCGTCGGACTGCACCAGCTCTTCCCGCTGCTCGCCCATGTCGTGCTGTTCGGCGGCGGGTACGCGCGGCAGACCCACGCCGCCGCCCGCGCCGCGCTGGCCGCCTGA
- a CDS encoding DUF559 domain-containing protein: protein MREPFIASEALAAGALTRYRLRSRFVALHPDAYVDPATELTATRRACAAWLWSRRRGIVAGRSASALHGAKWVDHRAPAQLVYQHRRPPAGINTWSDSLSEDEIQTIAGLRVTTPARTALDLTCRYPVDRAVAAIDALARATDLKVSEVGSLGERYRGRRGIARARVALPLVDKGAESPRETWLRLLLIRAGFPRPQTQIPVYDYGALIACLDMGWQDIKLAVEYEGDHHRADQRQFNKDIRRAETLAEIGWTVVRVTIEDTPGGVIARVAAAWARRT, encoded by the coding sequence GTGCGCGAACCCTTCATCGCCAGCGAGGCGCTCGCAGCCGGCGCCCTCACCCGGTACCGGCTGCGGAGCCGGTTCGTCGCGTTGCACCCCGACGCCTACGTGGACCCCGCCACGGAACTGACCGCCACAAGACGCGCATGCGCCGCGTGGCTGTGGTCGCGGCGGCGGGGCATCGTCGCAGGGCGCTCCGCCTCGGCACTGCATGGGGCCAAATGGGTCGACCACCGGGCGCCCGCGCAGTTGGTCTATCAACACCGCCGCCCGCCGGCCGGTATCAACACGTGGTCGGATTCGCTGTCCGAGGACGAGATACAAACGATCGCCGGCCTACGGGTGACGACCCCCGCGCGGACGGCTCTCGACCTCACCTGCCGCTATCCCGTCGATCGGGCGGTCGCAGCCATCGACGCGCTCGCGCGCGCAACCGATCTCAAGGTGAGCGAGGTCGGCTCACTCGGCGAGCGTTACCGAGGCCGACGGGGCATCGCGCGTGCGCGCGTCGCGCTGCCGCTTGTCGACAAGGGCGCCGAATCTCCCCGCGAGACATGGCTGCGGCTGCTGCTGATCCGCGCGGGTTTCCCGCGGCCGCAGACTCAAATACCGGTTTATGACTACGGCGCTCTGATCGCCTGTCTCGATATGGGTTGGCAGGACATCAAATTGGCCGTCGAGTACGAAGGCGACCATCACCGCGCCGATCAGCGGCAATTCAACAAGGACATTCGACGCGCGGAGACCCTGGCGGAGATTGGTTGGACGGTCGTTCGCGTCACGATCGAAGACACACCGGGCGGCGTCATCGCCAGGGTGGCAGCGGCGTGGGCGCGCCGAACGTGA
- a CDS encoding acetolactate synthase large subunit: MNGAQALINTLVDGGVDVCFANPGTSEMHFVAALDSVPRMRGVLALFEGVATGAADGYARIADRPAAVLLHLGPGLGNGLANLHNARRARVPMVVVVGDHATYHKKYDAPLESDIDALAGTVSGWVRRTGDASQVSADAVEGIAASRWGSQISTLILPADVSWSDGAQLFSNLDAQPAGADPLLAPEVAEVLGSGEPTVIMVGGDATRHAGLAAATRIAAATGARVLCETFPSRLERGAGIPAIDRLAYFAEAATAQLDGAKHLVLAGAKSPVSFFAYPGTPSDLVPAGCEVHVLAEDSGAADALTALADQVAPGTVAPVAAASRPTLPTGALTSASAADVIGALLPERAIVVDESNTSGLLLAQATAGAPAHDWLTLTGGAIGYGIPAAVGAAIAAPDRPVLCLESDGSAMYTIAGLWTQARENLNVTTVLYNNRAYDILRIELQRVGAGSAPGPEALSLLDLADPTMDFVKISEGMGVPARRVTTAEEFADALRAAFLEAGPHLIDAVVPSITG; the protein is encoded by the coding sequence GTGAATGGCGCCCAGGCCCTGATCAACACCCTGGTCGACGGCGGCGTCGACGTGTGTTTCGCCAACCCCGGCACGTCGGAGATGCACTTCGTCGCGGCCCTGGACAGTGTCCCGCGGATGCGCGGCGTGCTGGCCTTGTTCGAGGGGGTCGCCACCGGCGCGGCCGACGGTTATGCCCGCATCGCCGATCGCCCCGCGGCCGTGCTGCTGCACCTGGGCCCCGGATTGGGCAACGGCCTGGCCAATCTGCACAACGCGCGCCGCGCCCGGGTCCCGATGGTGGTGGTCGTCGGTGACCACGCCACCTATCACAAAAAGTACGACGCCCCACTGGAATCCGACATCGACGCCCTCGCCGGCACCGTCTCGGGTTGGGTGCGCCGAACGGGCGACGCCTCCCAGGTCTCGGCCGACGCCGTCGAGGGCATCGCGGCCAGCCGGTGGGGTTCGCAGATCTCGACGCTGATCCTGCCCGCCGACGTGTCCTGGTCCGACGGCGCCCAGCTGTTCTCAAACCTGGACGCACAGCCGGCGGGCGCCGACCCGTTGCTGGCCCCGGAGGTGGCCGAGGTGCTCGGCTCCGGGGAACCGACGGTGATCATGGTCGGCGGCGACGCCACCCGCCACGCCGGCCTGGCCGCGGCCACCCGGATCGCCGCGGCCACCGGCGCGCGGGTGCTGTGCGAGACCTTCCCCAGCCGGCTGGAGCGCGGCGCCGGGATCCCCGCCATCGACCGGCTGGCGTACTTCGCCGAGGCCGCCACGGCCCAGCTGGACGGCGCCAAACATCTGGTGCTGGCCGGCGCCAAGTCGCCGGTGTCGTTCTTCGCCTACCCCGGCACGCCCAGCGACCTGGTGCCCGCCGGTTGCGAGGTGCACGTGCTCGCCGAAGACAGCGGCGCGGCGGATGCGTTGACCGCCTTGGCGGATCAGGTGGCGCCGGGAACGGTGGCGCCGGTGGCGGCCGCGTCGCGTCCCACGCTGCCGACCGGCGCACTGACGTCCGCGTCGGCGGCCGACGTGATCGGGGCGCTGCTGCCGGAACGGGCGATCGTGGTCGACGAGTCGAACACCTCCGGCCTGCTGCTCGCCCAGGCCACCGCCGGGGCGCCGGCGCACGACTGGCTGACCCTGACCGGCGGGGCGATCGGCTACGGCATTCCCGCGGCGGTCGGTGCGGCGATCGCCGCCCCGGATCGCCCGGTGCTGTGCCTGGAATCCGACGGCTCCGCCATGTACACCATTGCGGGGTTGTGGACCCAGGCGCGGGAGAACCTCAACGTCACCACCGTGCTGTACAACAACCGGGCCTACGACATCCTGCGCATCGAGCTGCAACGGGTCGGCGCCGGCTCGGCGCCCGGGCCCGAAGCACTGTCCTTGCTCGACTTAGCCGATCCCACAATGGATTTCGTCAAAATCAGCGAGGGCATGGGGGTGCCGGCCCGGCGCGTCACCACCGCTGAGGAGTTCGCCGACGCGCTGCGCGCCGCGTTCTTAGAAGCCGGACCGCAC
- a CDS encoding crotonase/enoyl-CoA hydratase family protein has protein sequence MNRPHRRNALSTEMMEIMVQAWDRVDNDPDIRCCILTGAGGYFCAGMDLKAATQKPPGESFKDGSYDPSRIDALLKGRRLKKPLIAAVEGPAIAGGTEILQGTDIRVAGESAKFGISEAKWSLYPMGGSAVRLVRQIPYTVACDLLLTGRHITAAEAKDMGLIGHVVPDGQALTKALEIAEVIENNGPLAVQAILKTIRETEGMHEEEAFKPDTANGIPVFLSEDSKEGPRAFAEKRKPNFQNR, from the coding sequence ATGAACCGGCCGCACCGCCGCAACGCCCTGAGCACGGAAATGATGGAAATCATGGTCCAGGCCTGGGACCGCGTCGACAACGATCCCGACATCCGCTGCTGCATCCTGACCGGTGCCGGTGGCTACTTCTGCGCGGGCATGGACCTCAAGGCCGCGACCCAGAAGCCGCCGGGTGAGTCATTCAAGGACGGCAGCTACGACCCGTCGCGGATCGACGCGCTCCTCAAGGGCCGCCGGCTCAAAAAGCCGCTGATCGCCGCCGTCGAGGGCCCGGCCATCGCCGGGGGTACGGAGATCCTGCAGGGCACCGACATCCGGGTGGCCGGCGAGAGCGCCAAATTCGGCATCTCCGAGGCCAAGTGGAGCCTGTACCCGATGGGCGGGTCCGCGGTGCGACTGGTGCGCCAGATTCCTTACACCGTGGCGTGCGACCTGCTGCTGACCGGACGGCACATCACCGCCGCCGAGGCCAAGGACATGGGCCTGATCGGCCACGTCGTTCCCGACGGGCAGGCGCTGACCAAGGCCCTCGAAATCGCCGAGGTCATCGAGAACAACGGACCGCTGGCCGTCCAGGCGATCCTCAAGACGATCCGCGAGACCGAGGGGATGCACGAGGAAGAGGCCTTCAAGCCCGATACCGCAAACGGGATACCGGTGTTCCTGTCCGAGGACTCCAAGGAGGGCCCCCGGGCGTTCGCCGAGAAGCGCAAGCCCAACTTCCAAAACCGCTAG
- a CDS encoding amidohydrolase family protein, whose protein sequence is MTIDVWMQHPTQRFLRSDMLASLRRWTGGSTPDTEIPIEATLASMDAAGVQLGILSAWRGPNGQDLVSNDEVAQWIAAHPDRFAGLATVDLDRPMEAVRELRRRVAEGFVGLRVVPWLWNAPPTDRRYYPLFAQCVESGVPFCTQVGHTGPLRPSETGRPIPYIDQVALDFPELVIVCGHVGYPWTEEMVAVARKHENVYIDTSAYTIARLPEELIRFMKTRTGQRKVLFGTNYPMIGHEHALAGLDDLELSDEARRDFLRGNAERLFRLEAIT, encoded by the coding sequence ATGACGATCGACGTCTGGATGCAACACCCGACGCAGCGGTTCCTGCGCAGCGACATGCTGGCGTCCCTGCGCCGCTGGACGGGCGGGTCGACCCCCGACACCGAGATCCCGATCGAGGCGACGCTGGCGTCGATGGATGCCGCCGGCGTGCAACTGGGCATACTCAGCGCCTGGCGCGGCCCGAACGGCCAAGACCTCGTCTCCAACGACGAGGTGGCGCAATGGATTGCCGCGCACCCGGACCGGTTCGCCGGGCTCGCCACCGTCGACCTCGACCGCCCGATGGAAGCGGTCCGGGAGTTGAGACGGCGCGTCGCAGAAGGATTCGTCGGCCTGCGGGTGGTGCCGTGGCTGTGGAACGCCCCGCCCACCGATCGCCGCTACTATCCGCTGTTCGCCCAGTGCGTCGAATCCGGCGTGCCGTTTTGCACCCAGGTCGGCCACACCGGCCCGCTGCGCCCCTCGGAGACCGGGCGGCCGATTCCCTACATCGACCAGGTCGCCCTCGACTTCCCGGAACTGGTGATCGTCTGCGGCCACGTCGGCTACCCGTGGACCGAGGAGATGGTCGCGGTGGCCCGCAAGCACGAAAACGTCTACATCGACACCTCGGCGTACACGATCGCGCGCCTGCCCGAAGAACTCATCAGGTTCATGAAAACCCGTACCGGACAACGGAAGGTGTTGTTCGGCACCAATTACCCGATGATCGGCCACGAGCACGCGTTGGCGGGGCTGGACGACCTCGAGCTGTCCGACGAGGCCCGCCGAGACTTCTTGCGCGGCAACGCCGAACGACTGTTTCGACTGGAGGCAATCACGTGA